A single window of Nyctibius grandis isolate bNycGra1 chromosome Z, bNycGra1.pri, whole genome shotgun sequence DNA harbors:
- the SREBF1 gene encoding sterol regulatory element-binding protein 1 isoform X3 — protein MSSLGFDDAALEGLVPSLGLSGASDIDTALLSDIDDMLQLINTPDNDFSGLFDPSFGVPDTAVPPALPPAPGTLGTYLGPSKAPPAAPTGSAYPGPPGMAAFAPQPPAPLLPAPAPGVKEEAVAVPSSQPQPGVMLAPNFVPASPSQFSPQPLVGYQNQHGFSAVQPGGAGQPLPSPLPAPQPAQPVALPGPVAPQPLLAPAAQPVSPQIQPVPVLLQPHFIKADSLLLTAVKTDTGTAKASGIASLATSAGGSATPLQVPALVSGGTILATVPVVVDAEKLPINRLAPSGKPALVQSRGEKRTAHNAIEKRYRSSINDKIVELKDLVVGTEAKLNKSAILRKAIEYIRFLQQSNQKLKQENLTLKMAVQKNQSLKDLVASCSGGTKAEAPMEVVKAEAMEMPTPPPSDVGSPARGSPLSLSGGSSTSSSDSEPDSPLCDHGKVKQEHPPPSPSSQGMLDRSRMALCAFVFLCLSFNPLASLLRGSSAPAPMGSPGTAGPSRSIMAESGTVEEPWGWAQWLWPTLAFWALNAALVLGAVVRLFVCGEPVTRPHSAPSVLFWRHRRQADLDLDRGDFAQGAQHLRTALGALGRPLPASHGDLACSLLWSLLRHLLQRLWVGRWLAARAGGLRPDPPPRAHVRQSARDAAMTYHRLHQLHLAGKQAGGHLLAINLALSAVNLAECAGDTVSVAALAEIYVAAALRVKASLHRCFHFLARPFLCSARRVALSHGGTVPPAMQWLCHPLGHRFFVDGDWAVKGAPRETIYSSAGNPVDPLAQVTQLFREHLLEKALCCVAMPEPGRPAAQGEGRFSDALEYLQLLNGCSDASGAPGPAPSISSGLAAIAGTDPVSKWWASIIGTVIHWLQGDEEGAERLYPLVETMPRALQSSEKPLPRAALHSFRAVRAVLSKQDGSQASLGHCEKASGCLRESLELGNPPKGTIDKAVQLLLCDLLLVTRTNLWQQQMGASQQRSCLYQASALELRGFQQDLSSLRRLAQTLRPAMRRVFLHEATARLMARASPTRTHQLLDRSLRRRGVQGSKTAAGEPESHPTLREHAEALLLACCYLPPSFLSGPGQRVGMLAEAARTLEKLGDRRTLHDCQQMIIKLGSGTTVTSG, from the exons ACATGCTCCAGCTGATCAACACGCCGGACAATGACTTCTCGGGGCTGTTTGACCCCTCGTTCGGTGTCCCCGACACCGCCGTGCCCCCGgcgctcccccccgccccaggcaCCCTCGGCACCTACCTGGGGCCCAGCAaggctccccccgccgcccccaccGGCAGCGCCTACCCGGGGCCCCCCGGCATGGCGGCCttcgccccgcagcccccggccccgctcctgccaGCGCCGGCCCCGGGTGTCAAGGAGGAGGCAGTGGCCGtgcccagcagccagccccagcccggcgTGATGCTGGCCCCCAACTTCGTCCCCGCGTCCCCCAGCCAGTTCAGCCCCCAGCCCTTGGTGGGCTACCAGAACCAGCACGGCTTCTCCG CCGTGCAGCCCGGGGGTgcggggcagcccctgcccagccccctgcccgccccgcagCCGGCCCAGCCCGTGGCACTGCCCGGCCCCGTGGCCCCCCAGCCGCTCCTGGCCCCCGCCGCCCAGCCCGTCTCACCCCAGATACAGCCGGTGCCG gtcctgctgcagccccatTTCATCAAGGCTGACTCCCTGCTGCTCACGGCCGTCAAGACGGACACCGGCACCGCCAAGGCCTCGGGCATCGCCTCCCTGGCCACCAGCGCCGGCGGCTCTGCCACCCCGCTGCAGGTGCCG GCGCTGGTGAGCGGAGGGACCATCCTGGCCACGGTGCCGGTGGTGGTGGATGCCGAGAAGCTGCCCATCAACCGGCTGGCGCCCAGCGGGAAGCCGGCGCTGGTGCAGAGCCGGGGCGAGAAGCGCACGGCGCACAACGCCATCGAGAAGCGCTACCGCTCCTCCATCAACGACAAGATCGTGGAGCTCAAGGACCTGGTGGTGGGCACCGAGGCCAAG CTCAACAAGTCGGCGATCCTGAGGAAGGCCATCGAGTACATCCgcttcctgcagcagagcaacCAGAAGCTGAAGCAGGAGAACCTCACCCTGAAGATGGCTGTGCAGAAGAACC AGTCCCTGAAGGACCTGGTGGCCTCCTGCAGCGGGGGGACCAAGGCGGAGGCCCCCATGGAGGTGGTGAAGGCGGAGGCGATGGAGATGCCGACGCCACCGCCCTCGGACGTGGGCTCGCCGGCCCGCGGCAGCCCGCTCTCGCTCAGCGggggcagcagcaccagcagcagcgaCTCGGAGCCCGACAGCCCCCTCTGCGACCACGGcaag GTGAAGCAGGAGCACCCGCCGCCCTCGCCCAGCAGCCAGGGCATGCTGGACCGCTCCCGCATGGCCCTCTGCGCCTTCgtcttcctctgcctctctttCAACCCCCTGGCCTCCCTCCTCCGGGGCTCCAGTGCCCCAGCCCCCATGGGGAGCCCAGGCACTGCTGGCCCCAGCAGGAGCATCATGGCTGAGTCTGGCACTGTGG AGGAGCCGTGGGGGTGGGCGCAGTGGCTGTGGCCCACCCTGGCCTTCTGGGCGCTGAATGCGGCGCTGGTGCTGGGGGCGGTGGTGCGGCTCTTCGTCTGCGGGGAGCCCGTCACGCGCCCCCACTCCGCGCCCTCCGTCCTCTTCTGGCGGCACCGCCGGCAGGCAGACCTGGACCTCGACCGG GGGGACTTTGCGCAGGGCGCCCAGCACCTGCGCACGGCGCTGGGGGCGCTGGGCCGGCCGCTGCCCGCCTCCCACGGGGACCTGgcctgcagcctgctctggaGCCTCCTGCGCCACCTGCTCCAGCGCCTCTGGGTGGGCCGCTGGCTGGCCGCCCGCGCCGGGGGGCTGCGCCCcgaccccccgccccgcgcccacGTCCGCCAGAGCGCCCGCGACGCCGCCATGACCTACCACCGCCTGCACCAGCTGCACCTCGCCG GGAAGCAGGCCGGGGGGCACCTGCTGGCCATCAACCTGGCGCTGAGCGCCGTCAACCTGGCCGAGTGCGCCGGTGACACCGTCTCCGTGGCCGCCCTGGCCGAGATCTACGTGGCGGCCGCCCTGCGGGTCAAGGCCAGCCTGCACCGCTGCTTCCACTTCTTAGCC CGCCCCTTCCTCTGCAGCGCCCGGCGCGTGGCCCTGTCCCACGGCGGGACCGTGCCCCCCGCCATGCAGTGGCTCTGCCACCCCTTGGGCCACCGCTTCTTCGTTGATGGCGACTGGGCCGTCAAGGGCGCCCCAAGGGAGACCATCTACAGCTCCGCTGGCAACCCAG TGGACCCGCTGGCACAGGTGACCCAGCTCTTCCGCGAGCATCTCTTGGAGAAGGCGCTGTGCTGCGTGGCCATGCCTGAGCCCGGCCGCCCcgctgcccagggagaggg gcGCTTCTCCGACGCTCTCGAGTACCTCCAGCTGCTCAACGGCTGCTCTGACGCCAGCggcgcgcccggccccgcgccctcCATCAGCTCCGGCTTGGCGGCCATCGCAG GCACCGACCCCGTGTCCAAGTGGTGGGCGTCCATCATTGGCACAGTTATTcactggctgcagggagacgaggagggggcCGAGCGCCTCTACCCGCTCGTGGAGACCATGCCCCGGGCGCTGCAGAGCTCTGA GAAGCCCCTGCCCCGTGCCGCCCTGCACTCCTTCCGAGCCGTCCGCGCCGTGCTGAGCAAGCAGGACGGGAGCCAGGCCAGCCTGGGCCACTGCGAGAAGGCCAGCGGCTGCCTGCGGGAGAGCCTGGAGCTGGGCAACCCCCCCAAGGGCACCATCGACAAG gctgtccagctcctgctctgcgACCTGCTCCTCGTCACCCGCACCAAcctgtggcagcagcagatgggCGCCAGCCAGCAGCGCAGCTGCCTCTACCAGGCCTCCGCCCTCGAGCTCCGCGGCTTCCAGCAGGACCTCAGCAGCCTGCGGCGCCTGGCCCAGACCCTGCGCCCCGCCATGCGCCGG GTGTTCCTGCACGAAGCCACCGCCCGGCTCATGGCCCGGGCCAGCCCCACGCGCACCCACCAGCTGCTGGACCGCAGCCTGCGGAGGAGAGGGGTGCAGGGCAGCAAAACAG CAGCCGGCGAGCCAGAGAGCCACCCCACGCTGCGGGAGCACGCCGAGGCCCTGCTGCTGGCTTGCTGCTACCTGCCGCCCAGCTTCCTCTCGGGGCCGGGCCAGCGCGTGGGCATGCTGGCCGAGGCCGCCCGCACCCTGGAGAAGCTGGGCGACCGACGGACGCTGCACGACTGCCAGCAGATGATCATCAAGCTGGGCAGCGGCACCACCGTCACGTCGGGCTag
- the SREBF1 gene encoding sterol regulatory element-binding protein 1 isoform X2, with protein MSSLGFDDAALEGLVPSLGLSGASDIDTALLSDIDDMLQLINTPDNDFSGLFDPSFGVPDTAVPPALPPAPGTLGTYLGPSKAPPAAPTGSAYPGPPGMAAFAPQPPAPLLPAPAPGVKEEAVAVPSSQPQPGVMLAPNFVPASPSQFSPQPLVGYQNQHGFSAVQPGGAGQPLPSPLPAPQPAQPVALPGPVAPQPLLAPAAQPVSPQIQPVPVLLQPHFIKADSLLLTAVKTDTGTAKASGIASLATSAGGSATPLQVPALVSGGTILATVPVVVDAEKLPINRLAPSGKPALVQSRGEKRTAHNAIEKRYRSSINDKIVELKDLVVGTEAKLNKSAILRKAIEYIRFLQQSNQKLKQENLTLKMAVQKNQSLKDLVASCSGGTKAEAPMEVVKAEAMEMPTPPPSDVGSPARGSPLSLSGGSSTSSSDSEPDSPLCDHGKVKQEHPPPSPSSQGMLDRSRMALCAFVFLCLSFNPLASLLRGSSAPAPMGSPGTAGPSRSIMAESGTVEEPWGWAQWLWPTLAFWALNAALVLGAVVRLFVCGEPVTRPHSAPSVLFWRHRRQADLDLDRGDFAQGAQHLRTALGALGRPLPASHGDLACSLLWSLLRHLLQRLWVGRWLAARAGGLRPDPPPRAHVRQSARDAAMTYHRLHQLHLAGKQAGGHLLAINLALSAVNLAECAGDTVSVAALAEIYVAAALRVKASLHRCFHFLARPFLCSARRVALSHGGTVPPAMQWLCHPLGHRFFVDGDWAVKGAPRETIYSSAGNPVDPLAQVTQLFREHLLEKALCCVAMPEPGRPAAQGEGRFSDALEYLQLLNGCSDASGAPGPAPSISSGLAAIAGEANVSLPRGQFVLGGPQGWWTPRSHIRLAPTGTDPVSKWWASIIGTVIHWLQGDEEGAERLYPLVETMPRALQSSEKPLPRAALHSFRAVRAVLSKQDGSQASLGHCEKASGCLRESLELGNPPKGTIDKAVQLLLCDLLLVTRTNLWQQQMGASQQRSCLYQASALELRGFQQDLSSLRRLAQTLRPAMRRVFLHEATARLMARASPTRTHQLLDRSLRRRGVQGSKTAGEPESHPTLREHAEALLLACCYLPPSFLSGPGQRVGMLAEAARTLEKLGDRRTLHDCQQMIIKLGSGTTVTSG; from the exons ACATGCTCCAGCTGATCAACACGCCGGACAATGACTTCTCGGGGCTGTTTGACCCCTCGTTCGGTGTCCCCGACACCGCCGTGCCCCCGgcgctcccccccgccccaggcaCCCTCGGCACCTACCTGGGGCCCAGCAaggctccccccgccgcccccaccGGCAGCGCCTACCCGGGGCCCCCCGGCATGGCGGCCttcgccccgcagcccccggccccgctcctgccaGCGCCGGCCCCGGGTGTCAAGGAGGAGGCAGTGGCCGtgcccagcagccagccccagcccggcgTGATGCTGGCCCCCAACTTCGTCCCCGCGTCCCCCAGCCAGTTCAGCCCCCAGCCCTTGGTGGGCTACCAGAACCAGCACGGCTTCTCCG CCGTGCAGCCCGGGGGTgcggggcagcccctgcccagccccctgcccgccccgcagCCGGCCCAGCCCGTGGCACTGCCCGGCCCCGTGGCCCCCCAGCCGCTCCTGGCCCCCGCCGCCCAGCCCGTCTCACCCCAGATACAGCCGGTGCCG gtcctgctgcagccccatTTCATCAAGGCTGACTCCCTGCTGCTCACGGCCGTCAAGACGGACACCGGCACCGCCAAGGCCTCGGGCATCGCCTCCCTGGCCACCAGCGCCGGCGGCTCTGCCACCCCGCTGCAGGTGCCG GCGCTGGTGAGCGGAGGGACCATCCTGGCCACGGTGCCGGTGGTGGTGGATGCCGAGAAGCTGCCCATCAACCGGCTGGCGCCCAGCGGGAAGCCGGCGCTGGTGCAGAGCCGGGGCGAGAAGCGCACGGCGCACAACGCCATCGAGAAGCGCTACCGCTCCTCCATCAACGACAAGATCGTGGAGCTCAAGGACCTGGTGGTGGGCACCGAGGCCAAG CTCAACAAGTCGGCGATCCTGAGGAAGGCCATCGAGTACATCCgcttcctgcagcagagcaacCAGAAGCTGAAGCAGGAGAACCTCACCCTGAAGATGGCTGTGCAGAAGAACC AGTCCCTGAAGGACCTGGTGGCCTCCTGCAGCGGGGGGACCAAGGCGGAGGCCCCCATGGAGGTGGTGAAGGCGGAGGCGATGGAGATGCCGACGCCACCGCCCTCGGACGTGGGCTCGCCGGCCCGCGGCAGCCCGCTCTCGCTCAGCGggggcagcagcaccagcagcagcgaCTCGGAGCCCGACAGCCCCCTCTGCGACCACGGcaag GTGAAGCAGGAGCACCCGCCGCCCTCGCCCAGCAGCCAGGGCATGCTGGACCGCTCCCGCATGGCCCTCTGCGCCTTCgtcttcctctgcctctctttCAACCCCCTGGCCTCCCTCCTCCGGGGCTCCAGTGCCCCAGCCCCCATGGGGAGCCCAGGCACTGCTGGCCCCAGCAGGAGCATCATGGCTGAGTCTGGCACTGTGG AGGAGCCGTGGGGGTGGGCGCAGTGGCTGTGGCCCACCCTGGCCTTCTGGGCGCTGAATGCGGCGCTGGTGCTGGGGGCGGTGGTGCGGCTCTTCGTCTGCGGGGAGCCCGTCACGCGCCCCCACTCCGCGCCCTCCGTCCTCTTCTGGCGGCACCGCCGGCAGGCAGACCTGGACCTCGACCGG GGGGACTTTGCGCAGGGCGCCCAGCACCTGCGCACGGCGCTGGGGGCGCTGGGCCGGCCGCTGCCCGCCTCCCACGGGGACCTGgcctgcagcctgctctggaGCCTCCTGCGCCACCTGCTCCAGCGCCTCTGGGTGGGCCGCTGGCTGGCCGCCCGCGCCGGGGGGCTGCGCCCcgaccccccgccccgcgcccacGTCCGCCAGAGCGCCCGCGACGCCGCCATGACCTACCACCGCCTGCACCAGCTGCACCTCGCCG GGAAGCAGGCCGGGGGGCACCTGCTGGCCATCAACCTGGCGCTGAGCGCCGTCAACCTGGCCGAGTGCGCCGGTGACACCGTCTCCGTGGCCGCCCTGGCCGAGATCTACGTGGCGGCCGCCCTGCGGGTCAAGGCCAGCCTGCACCGCTGCTTCCACTTCTTAGCC CGCCCCTTCCTCTGCAGCGCCCGGCGCGTGGCCCTGTCCCACGGCGGGACCGTGCCCCCCGCCATGCAGTGGCTCTGCCACCCCTTGGGCCACCGCTTCTTCGTTGATGGCGACTGGGCCGTCAAGGGCGCCCCAAGGGAGACCATCTACAGCTCCGCTGGCAACCCAG TGGACCCGCTGGCACAGGTGACCCAGCTCTTCCGCGAGCATCTCTTGGAGAAGGCGCTGTGCTGCGTGGCCATGCCTGAGCCCGGCCGCCCcgctgcccagggagaggg gcGCTTCTCCGACGCTCTCGAGTACCTCCAGCTGCTCAACGGCTGCTCTGACGCCAGCggcgcgcccggccccgcgccctcCATCAGCTCCGGCTTGGCGGCCATCGCAGGTGAGGCCAACGTGTCCCTGCCGAGGGGACAGTTTGTGTTGGGGGGGCCACAGGGCTGGTGGACACCCCGCTCCCATATCCGTCTCGCCCCCACAGGCACCGACCCCGTGTCCAAGTGGTGGGCGTCCATCATTGGCACAGTTATTcactggctgcagggagacgaggagggggcCGAGCGCCTCTACCCGCTCGTGGAGACCATGCCCCGGGCGCTGCAGAGCTCTGA GAAGCCCCTGCCCCGTGCCGCCCTGCACTCCTTCCGAGCCGTCCGCGCCGTGCTGAGCAAGCAGGACGGGAGCCAGGCCAGCCTGGGCCACTGCGAGAAGGCCAGCGGCTGCCTGCGGGAGAGCCTGGAGCTGGGCAACCCCCCCAAGGGCACCATCGACAAG gctgtccagctcctgctctgcgACCTGCTCCTCGTCACCCGCACCAAcctgtggcagcagcagatgggCGCCAGCCAGCAGCGCAGCTGCCTCTACCAGGCCTCCGCCCTCGAGCTCCGCGGCTTCCAGCAGGACCTCAGCAGCCTGCGGCGCCTGGCCCAGACCCTGCGCCCCGCCATGCGCCGG GTGTTCCTGCACGAAGCCACCGCCCGGCTCATGGCCCGGGCCAGCCCCACGCGCACCCACCAGCTGCTGGACCGCAGCCTGCGGAGGAGAGGGGTGCAGGGCAGCAAAACAG CCGGCGAGCCAGAGAGCCACCCCACGCTGCGGGAGCACGCCGAGGCCCTGCTGCTGGCTTGCTGCTACCTGCCGCCCAGCTTCCTCTCGGGGCCGGGCCAGCGCGTGGGCATGCTGGCCGAGGCCGCCCGCACCCTGGAGAAGCTGGGCGACCGACGGACGCTGCACGACTGCCAGCAGATGATCATCAAGCTGGGCAGCGGCACCACCGTCACGTCGGGCTag
- the SREBF1 gene encoding sterol regulatory element-binding protein 1 isoform X1, whose amino-acid sequence MSSLGFDDAALEGLVPSLGLSGASDIDTALLSDIDDMLQLINTPDNDFSGLFDPSFGVPDTAVPPALPPAPGTLGTYLGPSKAPPAAPTGSAYPGPPGMAAFAPQPPAPLLPAPAPGVKEEAVAVPSSQPQPGVMLAPNFVPASPSQFSPQPLVGYQNQHGFSAVQPGGAGQPLPSPLPAPQPAQPVALPGPVAPQPLLAPAAQPVSPQIQPVPVLLQPHFIKADSLLLTAVKTDTGTAKASGIASLATSAGGSATPLQVPALVSGGTILATVPVVVDAEKLPINRLAPSGKPALVQSRGEKRTAHNAIEKRYRSSINDKIVELKDLVVGTEAKLNKSAILRKAIEYIRFLQQSNQKLKQENLTLKMAVQKNQSLKDLVASCSGGTKAEAPMEVVKAEAMEMPTPPPSDVGSPARGSPLSLSGGSSTSSSDSEPDSPLCDHGKVKQEHPPPSPSSQGMLDRSRMALCAFVFLCLSFNPLASLLRGSSAPAPMGSPGTAGPSRSIMAESGTVEEPWGWAQWLWPTLAFWALNAALVLGAVVRLFVCGEPVTRPHSAPSVLFWRHRRQADLDLDRGDFAQGAQHLRTALGALGRPLPASHGDLACSLLWSLLRHLLQRLWVGRWLAARAGGLRPDPPPRAHVRQSARDAAMTYHRLHQLHLAGKQAGGHLLAINLALSAVNLAECAGDTVSVAALAEIYVAAALRVKASLHRCFHFLARPFLCSARRVALSHGGTVPPAMQWLCHPLGHRFFVDGDWAVKGAPRETIYSSAGNPVDPLAQVTQLFREHLLEKALCCVAMPEPGRPAAQGEGRFSDALEYLQLLNGCSDASGAPGPAPSISSGLAAIAGEANVSLPRGQFVLGGPQGWWTPRSHIRLAPTGTDPVSKWWASIIGTVIHWLQGDEEGAERLYPLVETMPRALQSSEKPLPRAALHSFRAVRAVLSKQDGSQASLGHCEKASGCLRESLELGNPPKGTIDKAVQLLLCDLLLVTRTNLWQQQMGASQQRSCLYQASALELRGFQQDLSSLRRLAQTLRPAMRRVFLHEATARLMARASPTRTHQLLDRSLRRRGVQGSKTAAGEPESHPTLREHAEALLLACCYLPPSFLSGPGQRVGMLAEAARTLEKLGDRRTLHDCQQMIIKLGSGTTVTSG is encoded by the exons ACATGCTCCAGCTGATCAACACGCCGGACAATGACTTCTCGGGGCTGTTTGACCCCTCGTTCGGTGTCCCCGACACCGCCGTGCCCCCGgcgctcccccccgccccaggcaCCCTCGGCACCTACCTGGGGCCCAGCAaggctccccccgccgcccccaccGGCAGCGCCTACCCGGGGCCCCCCGGCATGGCGGCCttcgccccgcagcccccggccccgctcctgccaGCGCCGGCCCCGGGTGTCAAGGAGGAGGCAGTGGCCGtgcccagcagccagccccagcccggcgTGATGCTGGCCCCCAACTTCGTCCCCGCGTCCCCCAGCCAGTTCAGCCCCCAGCCCTTGGTGGGCTACCAGAACCAGCACGGCTTCTCCG CCGTGCAGCCCGGGGGTgcggggcagcccctgcccagccccctgcccgccccgcagCCGGCCCAGCCCGTGGCACTGCCCGGCCCCGTGGCCCCCCAGCCGCTCCTGGCCCCCGCCGCCCAGCCCGTCTCACCCCAGATACAGCCGGTGCCG gtcctgctgcagccccatTTCATCAAGGCTGACTCCCTGCTGCTCACGGCCGTCAAGACGGACACCGGCACCGCCAAGGCCTCGGGCATCGCCTCCCTGGCCACCAGCGCCGGCGGCTCTGCCACCCCGCTGCAGGTGCCG GCGCTGGTGAGCGGAGGGACCATCCTGGCCACGGTGCCGGTGGTGGTGGATGCCGAGAAGCTGCCCATCAACCGGCTGGCGCCCAGCGGGAAGCCGGCGCTGGTGCAGAGCCGGGGCGAGAAGCGCACGGCGCACAACGCCATCGAGAAGCGCTACCGCTCCTCCATCAACGACAAGATCGTGGAGCTCAAGGACCTGGTGGTGGGCACCGAGGCCAAG CTCAACAAGTCGGCGATCCTGAGGAAGGCCATCGAGTACATCCgcttcctgcagcagagcaacCAGAAGCTGAAGCAGGAGAACCTCACCCTGAAGATGGCTGTGCAGAAGAACC AGTCCCTGAAGGACCTGGTGGCCTCCTGCAGCGGGGGGACCAAGGCGGAGGCCCCCATGGAGGTGGTGAAGGCGGAGGCGATGGAGATGCCGACGCCACCGCCCTCGGACGTGGGCTCGCCGGCCCGCGGCAGCCCGCTCTCGCTCAGCGggggcagcagcaccagcagcagcgaCTCGGAGCCCGACAGCCCCCTCTGCGACCACGGcaag GTGAAGCAGGAGCACCCGCCGCCCTCGCCCAGCAGCCAGGGCATGCTGGACCGCTCCCGCATGGCCCTCTGCGCCTTCgtcttcctctgcctctctttCAACCCCCTGGCCTCCCTCCTCCGGGGCTCCAGTGCCCCAGCCCCCATGGGGAGCCCAGGCACTGCTGGCCCCAGCAGGAGCATCATGGCTGAGTCTGGCACTGTGG AGGAGCCGTGGGGGTGGGCGCAGTGGCTGTGGCCCACCCTGGCCTTCTGGGCGCTGAATGCGGCGCTGGTGCTGGGGGCGGTGGTGCGGCTCTTCGTCTGCGGGGAGCCCGTCACGCGCCCCCACTCCGCGCCCTCCGTCCTCTTCTGGCGGCACCGCCGGCAGGCAGACCTGGACCTCGACCGG GGGGACTTTGCGCAGGGCGCCCAGCACCTGCGCACGGCGCTGGGGGCGCTGGGCCGGCCGCTGCCCGCCTCCCACGGGGACCTGgcctgcagcctgctctggaGCCTCCTGCGCCACCTGCTCCAGCGCCTCTGGGTGGGCCGCTGGCTGGCCGCCCGCGCCGGGGGGCTGCGCCCcgaccccccgccccgcgcccacGTCCGCCAGAGCGCCCGCGACGCCGCCATGACCTACCACCGCCTGCACCAGCTGCACCTCGCCG GGAAGCAGGCCGGGGGGCACCTGCTGGCCATCAACCTGGCGCTGAGCGCCGTCAACCTGGCCGAGTGCGCCGGTGACACCGTCTCCGTGGCCGCCCTGGCCGAGATCTACGTGGCGGCCGCCCTGCGGGTCAAGGCCAGCCTGCACCGCTGCTTCCACTTCTTAGCC CGCCCCTTCCTCTGCAGCGCCCGGCGCGTGGCCCTGTCCCACGGCGGGACCGTGCCCCCCGCCATGCAGTGGCTCTGCCACCCCTTGGGCCACCGCTTCTTCGTTGATGGCGACTGGGCCGTCAAGGGCGCCCCAAGGGAGACCATCTACAGCTCCGCTGGCAACCCAG TGGACCCGCTGGCACAGGTGACCCAGCTCTTCCGCGAGCATCTCTTGGAGAAGGCGCTGTGCTGCGTGGCCATGCCTGAGCCCGGCCGCCCcgctgcccagggagaggg gcGCTTCTCCGACGCTCTCGAGTACCTCCAGCTGCTCAACGGCTGCTCTGACGCCAGCggcgcgcccggccccgcgccctcCATCAGCTCCGGCTTGGCGGCCATCGCAGGTGAGGCCAACGTGTCCCTGCCGAGGGGACAGTTTGTGTTGGGGGGGCCACAGGGCTGGTGGACACCCCGCTCCCATATCCGTCTCGCCCCCACAGGCACCGACCCCGTGTCCAAGTGGTGGGCGTCCATCATTGGCACAGTTATTcactggctgcagggagacgaggagggggcCGAGCGCCTCTACCCGCTCGTGGAGACCATGCCCCGGGCGCTGCAGAGCTCTGA GAAGCCCCTGCCCCGTGCCGCCCTGCACTCCTTCCGAGCCGTCCGCGCCGTGCTGAGCAAGCAGGACGGGAGCCAGGCCAGCCTGGGCCACTGCGAGAAGGCCAGCGGCTGCCTGCGGGAGAGCCTGGAGCTGGGCAACCCCCCCAAGGGCACCATCGACAAG gctgtccagctcctgctctgcgACCTGCTCCTCGTCACCCGCACCAAcctgtggcagcagcagatgggCGCCAGCCAGCAGCGCAGCTGCCTCTACCAGGCCTCCGCCCTCGAGCTCCGCGGCTTCCAGCAGGACCTCAGCAGCCTGCGGCGCCTGGCCCAGACCCTGCGCCCCGCCATGCGCCGG GTGTTCCTGCACGAAGCCACCGCCCGGCTCATGGCCCGGGCCAGCCCCACGCGCACCCACCAGCTGCTGGACCGCAGCCTGCGGAGGAGAGGGGTGCAGGGCAGCAAAACAG CAGCCGGCGAGCCAGAGAGCCACCCCACGCTGCGGGAGCACGCCGAGGCCCTGCTGCTGGCTTGCTGCTACCTGCCGCCCAGCTTCCTCTCGGGGCCGGGCCAGCGCGTGGGCATGCTGGCCGAGGCCGCCCGCACCCTGGAGAAGCTGGGCGACCGACGGACGCTGCACGACTGCCAGCAGATGATCATCAAGCTGGGCAGCGGCACCACCGTCACGTCGGGCTag